The stretch of DNA GGCAGAAATGCCAATTTCCAAGGGCCGTGCTCTGGAGGGTGTCAGTGCCGAAATTTTTCTCAAATCCAATCGCCCGGGAGCTGTGCTGGCTCTCAAACTGATTTGTGCTTCGACCACCCATCCTGAAACAGGTCATCCACTAGAACTGATCATCGAAGGAAACACCTATGTTTCCTCTGGACAATGGCAAAAACTCTCCTGCACGTTAACTGAAAAGAAACTCGCAGAGAAAGTTCGCCCACTGCGTGCCAAATACCGGCAACCAATCCCATTGAGTGAGCTTGTCCTTCATTCCGTCATGTTCGCGATTCCTGCTGACAGAGGCCTCATCGATGTTTCACTTGATGAGTTGAAAGTCAGCCCTATCGTGCCAGTAGAAACTCAACCCCACACGTCAACCACGCCATCAGACATCGAGCAAGCCTCACACGTTGATTTTCGCCTGGATCGTCTGGTCGTGGATGGCAAACCGATGATGCCCCGTTTTGTGCCGTGGCACAGCGAATCACCATCGGATTTGCGAAAGATGGGACTGAACCTGGTGTGGGCTCCGGATTGGTCGGATATCGAATCACTGTCCGAACTCCGAAAAGCGGGACTCTGGGCCACAGCCACACCACCCAAACCCAAATCGGCCACAGGTGAAAACCTCCCTGCTGATGAGGCAGGTCTACCACCATTTTTACCAAACACTTCGCCAATCCTGTTCTGGAACCTGGGGACTCGAGTCACCAGCCAGGTCAAAGACGACCTTCTGAACTGGGTGGAACAGGTCCAGACAGCCGATCGCCAGTTCAATCGCCCGCTGTGTGCCGATGTGATTGGCGGGGAAAGGCTTTACTCCCGTTACATCGACATGCTCGGAATGAGTCGCCACGTCGTCCATTCTTCGATGAGCTTTACAGATTATCGCCGCTGGCTCATCGAGCAGAAATTGCGCGGACGCCCTGGAACATTTGCCTGGACCTGGCTGCAAACGGAACCATCACCCAACTGGCGGAAATTCACGGCAACCCCTCTTCAGCAGGAGGGGAGTGGATTATCGACCGTCTCTGCAGAAGTCCCTGCGGTCGATATCAGCCGGGGGCAGAGCCCGACGAACATTCCTTTTGTGCATTATGTCGAACCTGAGCAGATTCGATTACAGGCCTGGATTGCAGCCACCAGTGGCTATCGAGGTCTGGGCTTCTGGTCAACATCCCCCCTCACTGATGATTCTGTACTTAACCGTGAACGACGACTCGCCATGACGATGTTAAACCTCGAGTTGGAATTGCTCGAACCATGGCTGGCGACCAGTACACCTTTTGCAGAAACCACATTCACAGTCGAACGGCGTAACAGTTCAAACCGGCGTGAAGGTAAATCGACGGCACCTAAACCCTCCGAGAGCGACTCACAGGAATTGATTGCTGCCGTGCTGCGTACAGAATCTGGAACGCTCGTTGTTCCCATGTGGCTCGAATCCAAATCGCAGTATGTTCCGGCCCAGCTCGCAGCCAACTCGGCAACCATACTGGTTCCTGAAGGTAATGAAGCTGCCATGGCTTACGAGATCACTCCGACAGGGATTGACAGTCGTAAGCACCGCAGAGTCGCAGGTGGGTTAGAAGTGGTTTTGCCAAAGTTTGATCAGACGGCCGTCATACTCCTGACTTCTGACAGACAGTTGATTGCACAGCTAGAACAGCGGGCGGCAATCTATCAGGCCGCTTATGCAGAAACCTGCCTCGAGTTGACTCGTTTGAAACTCGAGCGCGTTCGGCTGGTTGATCAGGAATTGCAACAGATGGGTGTGGGCCAGGCAGACAGCCCGCAGCTTTTAGGTTCGGCGAGAATTTACTTCGAGCAGGCCGAATACGCTTTTCGAAATCAGGATTATCGTGGGACGCAAAATGCCTGTCAGGCGGCTTTACAGTTAACAAGAATCCTCCAGCGGGCCCATTGGGATGAGGTTGTCCGTAAAGGGAATTCACCATTAAGCAGCCCTTACAGCGTCTGCTTTCAGACGTTACCTCTGCACTGGAAGCTGATTTCCCGCATGGGCAGATCTCATCTGCTTCAGGGAGAAAACCTGCTCAAATCGGGAGATTTTGAATCGCCTGACCAGTTGATTACTGATGGCTGGACTCATTGGCAGAACGATGTTCCCGGCTGGATGGCCTTGGCAGAACTCTGTCCCCAGGGGCAGGAGAGTCGCTATGCACTCCGCCTCGCTGCCTTTGAGCAATCGAAAGACGAAAGAACTCCTCCGACCGATCAAATGCTCGATCACGAGCCACTTCTGACAATCCGCTCACCGGCCATTGAAGTTTCACCGGGTGACATTGTTTACATGAGTGGCAACATTCTGATGACGAAGCCGATTGTGGGCCCGTGGGAAGGATTGACAATCACGGATAGTCTTTCTGGTAAAGCGGGATACCATCGATTCCAGCCGTCGCCCACATGGCAACGATTTGAAATGGTACGCCCTTGTACCGAAGCTGGCCAATTGCAATGGATTCTGGAACTGGGTGGAAGTGGAGAAGTGCTGATCGACAACCTTCAGGTACGCAAGCTCTCCCCAGCAGAGTCAGCGACTGGACATTCCAAACCCGAAGGAAGTGGGAATTCTCGTTTACGTGGTCTGATTCCTCGCTGGCCTGGACGCAGCAAAACACCAGCGAATATGCCATAAGGCTGGATGTTGCTGCTCGCTGAAACGACAGATTTTCCTGCCCCAGGAAACCTGCCGGAGGTGAAAGTTGAAAAGTCTGCTCGACACTTCAACTTCAGATCAAAAGGCCGTACCATTCGCGTAGATTTTCTTGCAGGTAACGCCGCAATGTTGCGATATGCCTGAGGAACTTTCGCGTTCTGGCAGTGAAAACTGTCGATGATTCCAAGCCTGTCTTCGCTGGCTGTAGTGCCACCTGACACTTTTTCGAAAATGGAAAGCCCGAAATGCCAATTGCCACCCCTGCGCAGTATGCCCAAATGCTAGACGCCGCTCAGAAGGGCGGATATGCCTATCCCGCAGTCAACGTCTCGTCGATCGTCACGATCAATGCAGCGCTGAAGGCGTTTTCTGACAAGAAGTCCGACGGCATCATTCAGGTTTCCACAGGTGGTGGCCAGTTTGCCTCAGGTCAAAACGTGAAAGACATGGCATTTGGAGCCATTGTTCTGGCAGAAGCTGCACACCGTCTTGCAGAAAAGCACAACGTGCTGGTGGCTCTCCATACTGATCATTGCCAGCCAGCCAAAGTCGAATCCTTCCTGAAGCCCCTGATTGCTGAAACAGCACGCCGTCGCAAGGCAGGGCTGAACAATCTTTTCCAGTCTCACATGCTGGATGCTTCGGAGCTACCACTGGGCGAGAACATGGCTCTTTCCAAAGATCTGCTCAAGCTCTGCGTGGAGAATGAAATCATTCTCGAAGTGGAGGCTGGTGTGGTAGGTGGTGAAGAAGACGGGATTGATAACTCAGACCATCCTGCTGAGAAGCTTTACACCACCCCGGAAGACATGGTGGCTGTCCATGAGTCTCTGAGTGATATTGGTCGCTTCCTGTTTGCTGCCACCTTTGGCAATGTCCACGGCAGTTACAAGCCAGGGGCCGTCAAACTTCGACCAGATATCCTCAAGAACGGTCAGGATGCCGTGATGAAGAAGTATGGCGCATCGGCTGAATTCGATCTGGTCTTCCATGGTGGTTCTGGCACGCCACTGGAAGAAATCCGTGAGACATTGGGCTATGGCGTGGTGAAGATGAACATCGACACCGATACTCAGTACGCCTTCACACGTCCTATTGCCGACCATATGTTCAAGAACTATCTCGGTGTGCTCAAAGTCGACGGCGAAATTGGTGACAAGAAGCAGTACGACCCACGTGCTTATCTGAAGGGGGCCGAAGTCGGAATGGCTGCCCGTCTGGGCCAGGCTTGCGACGATCTCCTCAGCACCGGCAAAACCCTCCTCGGCTAACCCCTGTCGGGGTTTGTGGCGGCGTCTGGGGGTCAGTTATTGATCTTCGAATGGGTCTTACGCCGCCAGATCGCTGCGTGTTGATTGGGTTTGAGATGATTGAAGCGGGGTGGTTTCTCTGAAGAGAAGCTTCCCCGCTTCTTTTTGTTTGATCAAAGTAAAATGAAGTCGATGCAGGGGCCGGTGACGAGCGGGATGGTGAGATTGTCCAAACCGAGAGGCGACCAGGCTTCCATGGCGGCGATGACCACTCCCATTCCGCAGGCAATGGTGAGGATGGCCGGCAAGCCGAAAGTGACCGACTGTGTAGCTGAGGTCAAACATCCTCTTTGGCCCCAGTTTCTTTGACTCTCATCAGTTAGTAACGAACATGCTTGAAAGTCATAAGTGCATGTCATAGCTGCCTGCATGCTGGCAGCATTACGGAACTCGCTGCAGATGAGGCCATCGGATCCCAGCCACAGTCCCTGACATCAAATGTGACGTTCAAGTGGGTAAAGACCAAGCTCTGTCGCAGTGTTTTGATTTTTGGGCCCTCAGTGTCGTGCCATCCAAGGGTGTATGAAAGGTGGTGGCAGAGCACGCGCATGTCGCAGCCTCTTGTCATAGCACAAAATACGATGACCCGAAGACAAGTTGGCCGGGTCACCCGTCGTTACTCCTTTTGGGGGCGGGCTGTGAGGCCAAGTTGTGTGTAATGCAGGTCTCGAAGCCGCAAGCATGGCATACAAAGCACCCAGGACGTCGTCACACTCTGGGCTCTTTATCGAATGTCGTATGCTTGTTCTGGAACAGTCAGGTCAGACTGTTAGAAACCAAGGCCCGGCCCATTCATCGCGGCTGTCTGGATCACTCCATTCTTGACCGTAAAGACTTCGGGGTAGTCGCGAGCCCAGATTTTGTTGGCTGCCGGGCAATACTGGCGACCATTTCCTTCCACAGCTTTGATACCGGGTAAGTGAGCAGCCAGACTCGCCGAATGCAGAAACGAAGCTCCCGGGCAGGTTAAATCCTGCACACACAAAAACATCCCAAACTTTTGTGCTGCCGCTGCGAGTAACAAGGATTCAGTCTGCCCTTTGCAAGCCTTGATTGCCACACCTGAATAACCCAGATCACGTGCAGCGACCAGAGCATCAAAATCCACCAGTGATTCATCGATCACCACTGGCTTGAGCTTGGCCACCTCATGCATGGAAATCGCATGGGATGCGAGATCGCGATGAGTCGGTTGCTCGAGATACTCGATCCGGTCATAAATGGCAGGGTGATCCGTCTTCAGAAAGTTGAGCAAAGAGAGCACAACATCAGCGGATTCGCACTGCTCGTTGAAATCGAGAGAATAATGCCACTGTGTCTGCGGCGCAGTCGTTGTGGCCACCTGATCGACACCTAAAATTCGTGCACGATCCCACTCAGGATCATTCCCTCTGAGCTTGATTTTCAGATGCGTCAATTGATCTCGAACAATCCATTCGCCCAGATGTTCCGGCAGGCCATCTCCGATTTTCTGTGCCACGTCACCAGTTGCCAGTGGGTCGACAGCTCCCACCAGGTGATAAAGTGCCAACGTCTCGGCCGGTGCTCGCGAGGTGTACTTATCGAGATACTCACCCGCAAACGATTTATCGAGATACTCCGAAAGATCGAAGGTCATGTACTTTTTGGTGAGGACGTCGTAACTGCTCATCTGATGCATGCGACCAAAGGCATCATGGAGAGCCGCATCCAACGCACTGGCGGCCACCAGTTGAGCCAATGCGGGAAGGGCCTCTGGCATTTTATTCCGCACGGCTAAAGTCTTTGCCAGGTGGGGATATTCACCAGCCAGATGATAAACCAGATCGATGGGGTGCCCTGCCTCCGTACAGATCTGAGCGAGATTGACGATTTCCTCGACGAAGAGCTTCATCGCCGCTTCGGTCTGATCCGGCGTGCAAACCGACGATGGCCACGACCAGAGGTTCCCCAGGGGCATGCTCCCATACCCCTGTCCTTTGTGTTTTCCATCGCGCGATTCGACGACCACATCGACATTCACCAGAACTGCAGTCTTCTGGACTCGATCACCGAATTTGAGAGGCGTACGAAACGCAATCGGCTCAAAGGCGCAAGTTACGTCTTTTATCTGGAGGTCAGTCGCCTTCGCCATGCTCCCGTCTTTTCCCAACAAAGTTTTGTGAAACGTGGTAAAACGCTCTGCCGTTACCAGAGGAGTTTAATCCACTTCCGGCAATCAGGGCAAGAACACACCTTCCCATGCCTGTTCCAGAAAGTCAAAATCTAAGCTGTAATAATCAGTTTCCCAATGGCTGACATCCCTGCGTGACTGGATGAAATTTCTACCGAAAGTGCTGCTGAGCATGAGTTCGATTTTTCTCGACAGACGGTGCACAAGGCCGCTTTCCGTGCAAGTCTTCCGAAATTCCGGGTGCCTGCTGGCCCTGTTGGTGATGTTCAGGGGATTATCCCTCGCTGCCCACGAACCAGAAATTCAGCGTCCGGAGTACTTTGATATCAAGGATCTGAACTTTGCTGTTGAGAAGCAGCTACCACGAACAATGATTCTCACGGGACAATCTCTGCGAGAGACACTCCTGAAGATGGTCGAAAACGAAAAATGGTCCTGCTGGATTGATCCGGAAATTGACGGGACACATCAGGTGGAACTTCAGGCCATTCAAATCACCACTTCGGAAGCGTTACAAAAACTTGCGGAAAAGACCGGCCTGGGAATTCTCCGCATCGACACGATTGTTTATGTCAGCACGCCAGAAAACACGCCAGTCGTGGCGACGACAGCAGCACTACGTAAGCTGGAACTTCGCGCCAAACTGATCCACTGGCCTGCTCATCGCCAGCAAGCCTGGAAATCACGTCACAGCCTCGCCTGGGACGATCTGTCGGCGATGTCAG from Planctopirus ephydatiae encodes:
- a CDS encoding enolase C-terminal domain-like protein; its protein translation is MAKATDLQIKDVTCAFEPIAFRTPLKFGDRVQKTAVLVNVDVVVESRDGKHKGQGYGSMPLGNLWSWPSSVCTPDQTEAAMKLFVEEIVNLAQICTEAGHPIDLVYHLAGEYPHLAKTLAVRNKMPEALPALAQLVAASALDAALHDAFGRMHQMSSYDVLTKKYMTFDLSEYLDKSFAGEYLDKYTSRAPAETLALYHLVGAVDPLATGDVAQKIGDGLPEHLGEWIVRDQLTHLKIKLRGNDPEWDRARILGVDQVATTTAPQTQWHYSLDFNEQCESADVVLSLLNFLKTDHPAIYDRIEYLEQPTHRDLASHAISMHEVAKLKPVVIDESLVDFDALVAARDLGYSGVAIKACKGQTESLLLAAAAQKFGMFLCVQDLTCPGASFLHSASLAAHLPGIKAVEGNGRQYCPAANKIWARDYPEVFTVKNGVIQTAAMNGPGLGF
- the fbaA gene encoding class II fructose-bisphosphate aldolase, with the translated sequence MPIATPAQYAQMLDAAQKGGYAYPAVNVSSIVTINAALKAFSDKKSDGIIQVSTGGGQFASGQNVKDMAFGAIVLAEAAHRLAEKHNVLVALHTDHCQPAKVESFLKPLIAETARRRKAGLNNLFQSHMLDASELPLGENMALSKDLLKLCVENEIILEVEAGVVGGEEDGIDNSDHPAEKLYTTPEDMVAVHESLSDIGRFLFAATFGNVHGSYKPGAVKLRPDILKNGQDAVMKKYGASAEFDLVFHGGSGTPLEEIRETLGYGVVKMNIDTDTQYAFTRPIADHMFKNYLGVLKVDGEIGDKKQYDPRAYLKGAEVGMAARLGQACDDLLSTGKTLLG